A genomic stretch from Candidatus Omnitrophota bacterium includes:
- a CDS encoding CpaF family protein, with the protein MDRVELKKYLYARVKGVISTGKPSQDELIRHFDEIVQELQKNKKYAHIHLDEEVARVAIKELCDDITGFGPLQALLDDPEVSEIMVNGIHNIYIEKKGKRALSGISFDDEEHLKYIVEKMLTPSGRRLDESLPFVDFAMPGGIRVNVAISPVTMEAAVITIRKFAYALKSLEDLVSLGTLDKRMASFLVSCVKGRLNIVFSGATGTGKTTLLAVLSSHIDNNERIIIIEDTPELDFRQRHVVRLLSRLANIAGKGKISISDLFINSLRMHPTRIILGELRGAEAMDYLQALNSGHKGSLAVLHASSPENALVRLELMALYAGINLPNWVIRGLIASGVDLIVQLEQFKDGSRKVTRISEVGELQKNNDIALKDIFAYEIESSSDEKVNGSFVAKGKPSFLGDLKKKGVEIDEAIFSK; encoded by the coding sequence GGTAAGCCCAGCCAGGACGAGCTCATTAGGCATTTTGATGAGATAGTGCAGGAACTGCAGAAGAATAAGAAATACGCCCATATACACCTGGATGAAGAGGTGGCGCGGGTGGCTATAAAGGAATTATGCGACGATATTACGGGGTTCGGGCCTCTGCAGGCGCTGCTGGATGATCCCGAGGTAAGCGAGATCATGGTTAACGGGATCCATAATATTTATATTGAGAAGAAGGGCAAAAGGGCGCTCAGCGGCATAAGTTTTGACGACGAAGAGCACCTTAAGTATATTGTTGAGAAGATGCTTACCCCTTCAGGCAGGAGGCTGGATGAGTCCCTGCCTTTTGTGGATTTTGCCATGCCTGGAGGCATAAGGGTAAATGTCGCGATATCGCCGGTTACTATGGAGGCGGCGGTGATCACGATACGGAAGTTCGCCTACGCCTTGAAATCCCTGGAGGATCTGGTCTCGCTGGGGACGCTTGATAAGCGCATGGCCTCTTTTCTTGTCTCTTGCGTGAAGGGCCGCCTTAATATTGTTTTTTCCGGCGCCACGGGCACCGGCAAGACCACGCTGCTAGCCGTCCTGTCTTCTCACATAGACAACAATGAGCGTATCATTATTATTGAGGATACGCCTGAGCTTGATTTTCGGCAGAGGCACGTTGTCCGCCTCTTGAGCCGGCTTGCCAATATCGCCGGCAAAGGCAAGATCAGCATCAGCGACCTTTTTATAAATTCGCTGCGAATGCACCCTACCCGCATTATCCTGGGAGAATTAAGAGGCGCTGAGGCAATGGATTATCTTCAGGCATTAAACAGCGGACATAAAGGCAGCCTTGCCGTCCTTCACGCCAGTTCTCCGGAAAACGCGCTGGTGCGCCTTGAGCTGATGGCGCTTTACGCGGGGATCAACCTGCCTAATTGGGTTATCCGGGGGCTGATCGCTTCCGGAGTCGACCTTATTGTCCAGCTTGAGCAGTTCAAGGATGGAAGCCGCAAGGTAACGCGCATCAGCGAAGTAGGGGAACTGCAGAAAAACAATGATATCGCGCTTAAGGATATATTCGCCTATGAGATCGAATCCAGCAGCGACGAAAAGGTCAACGGCAGTTTTGTGGCGAAGGGCAAGCCGAGCTTCCTTGGCGACTTGAAGAAAAAGGGCGTAGAAATAGATGAAGCGATCTTTTCAAAGTGA
- the rimO gene encoding 30S ribosomal protein S12 methylthiotransferase RimO, protein MKVGILSLGCPRNLVDSETMLGRLKSKNRRIVDIKDADVAIVNTCAFIEDAKRESIDAILNLIGLKREGAIRKIIVAGCLAQRYPEELRKNFKEVDAFVGTLNINHNEINRYLLTPRHSVYLKISEGCANKCSYCVIPAIKGPFVSRGMASIINEVRRLDRLGVKELNIVGQDITLYGRDIFGRPSLAGLLKKIVAAADNIKWIRLLYMNPERLDDELIEVIGGEPKICKYIDMPLQHINDRILKLMNRNTSRKRITSLIRKIRKAVPGAALRTSLIAGFPSETKKEFEELVDFIGEVKFERLGAFIYSREEGTAAYHLKGQVPQKTKEERFDRIMAAQQEIAKGVNSGFINKEIDALIEEKDAKDAGLYLARSQYDAPEVDGIVYVRSQKKLKPGDLVRARIEDTLEYDLVARYEPSQ, encoded by the coding sequence ATGAAAGTCGGTATATTAAGCTTAGGCTGCCCGCGCAACCTGGTGGATTCCGAAACCATGCTGGGGCGGCTTAAGTCCAAAAACCGCAGGATCGTAGATATAAAAGATGCCGACGTGGCGATCGTGAACACCTGCGCGTTCATTGAGGATGCTAAAAGAGAATCGATAGACGCCATCCTGAATTTGATAGGCCTGAAGAGGGAAGGCGCGATCAGGAAGATCATTGTCGCCGGCTGCCTGGCACAGCGTTACCCCGAAGAGCTTAGAAAAAACTTCAAAGAGGTAGACGCGTTTGTCGGTACATTAAATATCAATCATAACGAGATCAACCGTTATCTGCTCACCCCGCGCCACTCTGTTTATCTCAAGATATCCGAAGGATGCGCTAATAAATGCAGTTACTGCGTGATACCCGCCATAAAAGGGCCTTTTGTCAGCAGGGGTATGGCGTCTATAATCAATGAAGTGCGGCGCCTGGACAGGCTCGGCGTAAAGGAGCTCAATATAGTCGGCCAGGACATAACGCTCTACGGCAGGGATATCTTCGGCAGGCCGTCTTTGGCCGGATTGTTAAAGAAGATCGTTGCCGCGGCCGACAATATCAAGTGGATACGCCTGCTTTATATGAATCCGGAGCGGCTTGACGATGAGCTGATAGAGGTTATAGGCGGCGAGCCGAAGATCTGTAAATATATTGATATGCCCCTTCAGCATATCAATGACAGGATATTGAAATTGATGAACAGGAACACGAGCAGGAAGCGGATAACGTCTTTGATCAGGAAGATAAGAAAGGCCGTGCCGGGCGCCGCCTTGAGGACTTCGCTGATAGCCGGTTTTCCCTCCGAGACAAAAAAGGAATTTGAGGAACTGGTTGATTTTATCGGAGAGGTTAAATTTGAGCGCCTGGGAGCGTTTATCTATTCCCGGGAGGAAGGCACGGCAGCGTATCATCTTAAGGGCCAGGTCCCTCAGAAAACGAAAGAGGAGCGGTTTGACAGGATCATGGCCGCGCAGCAGGAGATAGCCAAAGGAGTAAACTCCGGGTTCATAAACAAGGAGATAGACGCGTTGATCGAAGAGAAAGACGCGAAGGATGCCGGCCTGTACCTGGCGCGGTCTCAGTATGACGCGCCTGAAGTGGACGGGATCGTGTATGTGCGTTCTCAAAAAAAGCTTAAGCCCGGAGATCTGGTAAGGGCCAGGATAGAAGATACGCTTGAATACGATTTAGTGGCGCGATATGAACCTTCCCAATAA
- the pnp gene encoding polyribonucleotide nucleotidyltransferase yields the protein MSLESMKIEFGGKELILETGHLARQAGGSVTVRCGGTVVLVTACMSREIKEDRDFFPLTVEYQEKTYAAGRIPGGFFKREGRPSESEILCARLIDRPIRPLFPDGMRNEVQIMAIVLSSDGENDPDVLAVVGASCALMISDIPFPGPVGASRVARVNGELVINPTYAQIEKSDFEMVVAGTKDGVIMLECRAKEIPEEDIIQAIEFGYKNTQVLMKLQEEFSRKYGSKKQEVVLKAIDESLVEKVRGLAVRPLEDIFKISDKEGREDAVSALSKQIEEQLLSDEISAKDIREALTRVEKAQVRDAILVKSVRADSRGLKEVRPIDCKVGLLPRTHGSGLFTRGQTQSLSVTTLGTGEDEQLIEALEGESYKSFMLHYSFPPFSVGETKPVRGPGRREIGHGALAEKALSVMMPSKEAFPYTVRVVSEILESNGSSSMATVCAATLSLMDAGVPLKDAVAGVAMGLIKEKQKAIILTDITGLEDHFGDMDFKVAGTTKGVTALQLDLKIEGISSDILRQAVAQAEEARLFILEKMKQAIAAPRQELSAYAPRITMLKVNPEKIGELIGPGGKNVKKIISQTGVTIDIQDDGTVMVGSTDPKRSQEAIDIINSITEEAKVGKIYNAKVKRIMNFGAFCEIAPGKEGLVHVSELADTFVKNVEDVVKVGDEIKVKVVNIDELGRINLSKKQADAEAKK from the coding sequence ATGTCTTTAGAAAGCATGAAAATTGAGTTCGGCGGCAAGGAATTGATCTTAGAAACAGGCCATTTGGCCAGGCAGGCAGGCGGTTCGGTGACTGTCAGGTGCGGCGGGACGGTTGTGCTGGTTACTGCCTGTATGTCCAGGGAAATAAAGGAGGACCGGGACTTTTTTCCTCTTACCGTTGAATATCAGGAAAAGACATATGCCGCCGGCAGGATCCCCGGGGGTTTCTTCAAGCGTGAAGGCAGGCCGTCAGAGAGCGAGATACTTTGCGCGCGGCTGATCGACAGGCCAATACGCCCGCTTTTTCCCGACGGGATGCGTAATGAAGTGCAGATAATGGCTATAGTGCTTTCCAGCGACGGCGAAAACGACCCTGATGTGCTGGCGGTAGTAGGCGCCTCCTGCGCCCTTATGATCTCCGATATACCTTTTCCGGGCCCGGTCGGCGCTTCGCGCGTTGCCAGAGTGAATGGAGAGTTGGTGATCAATCCCACGTACGCGCAGATAGAAAAGAGCGATTTCGAAATGGTAGTGGCCGGCACGAAAGACGGCGTGATCATGCTTGAGTGCCGCGCGAAGGAGATACCCGAAGAGGATATTATTCAGGCGATCGAATTCGGCTATAAAAATACGCAGGTTTTAATGAAGCTTCAGGAGGAATTCAGCAGGAAATACGGAAGCAAGAAGCAGGAAGTGGTGTTAAAGGCGATAGACGAATCACTCGTAGAGAAGGTCCGCGGGCTCGCTGTCAGACCGTTGGAAGATATATTTAAGATAAGCGATAAGGAGGGGCGGGAAGACGCGGTTTCCGCCTTATCTAAACAGATCGAAGAGCAGCTTTTAAGCGATGAGATCTCTGCCAAGGACATAAGAGAGGCGCTTACTCGCGTGGAAAAGGCCCAGGTAAGGGATGCCATACTGGTTAAGTCCGTTCGCGCGGATTCAAGAGGGCTTAAAGAAGTAAGGCCTATAGATTGTAAGGTAGGTCTGCTTCCGCGCACGCATGGCTCGGGGCTTTTTACAAGGGGGCAGACCCAGAGCCTGTCTGTCACCACATTGGGGACAGGGGAAGACGAACAGCTGATAGAGGCGTTAGAGGGGGAGAGCTACAAGAGTTTTATGCTGCATTACAGTTTTCCGCCTTTCAGCGTAGGCGAGACAAAGCCGGTGCGCGGCCCGGGCAGGAGAGAGATAGGCCATGGCGCGCTGGCGGAAAAGGCCCTGTCGGTAATGATGCCTTCAAAAGAGGCGTTTCCCTATACTGTGCGCGTGGTCTCTGAAATATTGGAATCAAACGGTTCATCCAGCATGGCCACGGTATGCGCGGCAACCCTGTCGCTTATGGACGCGGGGGTCCCTCTGAAGGACGCCGTTGCCGGAGTTGCCATGGGCCTTATCAAAGAAAAACAAAAGGCCATCATCCTGACCGATATAACCGGGCTTGAAGATCATTTCGGCGATATGGATTTTAAGGTTGCCGGCACTACAAAGGGCGTCACCGCTTTGCAGCTTGACCTGAAGATCGAAGGCATATCGTCGGATATTTTGAGGCAGGCGGTAGCTCAGGCGGAAGAGGCGCGTTTATTTATCCTGGAAAAGATGAAGCAGGCAATTGCCGCGCCAAGGCAGGAGCTTTCCGCGTACGCCCCGCGCATAACCATGCTTAAGGTAAATCCCGAGAAGATAGGGGAACTTATCGGCCCCGGCGGAAAGAACGTAAAGAAGATCATCAGCCAGACAGGCGTTACCATAGATATACAGGACGACGGCACTGTGATGGTGGGTTCCACGGACCCCAAGAGGTCACAGGAGGCCATTGATATAATAAACAGCATCACCGAAGAAGCCAAGGTCGGCAAGATCTATAACGCCAAGGTCAAGCGCATAATGAATTTCGGCGCCTTCTGCGAGATCGCTCCCGGAAAAGAAGGCCTGGTCCATGTTTCCGAGCTGGCCGATACCTTCGTCAAGAATGTAGAGGACGTGGTAAAGGTGGGGGATGAGATAAAGGTCAAGGTTGTGAACATAGACGAATTGGGCAGGATAAACCTGAGCAAGAAACAGGCCGACGCTGAAGCCAAGAAATAA
- a CDS encoding ATP-dependent DNA helicase yields MKRSFQSEPLLEGLNEEQQEAVTHTEGPLLIIAGAGTGKTRVITRRIAWLINSGRATTRQILALTFTDKAATEMEERVDVLVPYGYTDIWISTFHAFGDRILRENAIEAGLRPDFKVLTRSEAAVFFRENLYKFNLSYYRPLSDPAHFMTAMIGHFSRAKDEDISSEEYIDYSLKLTQRAKEDPDDGALQEEALKQAEIAYAYRAYQELLVKAGKVDFANQFSLALQLLREHPAVLRRYQEQFKYILVDEFQDTNFAQFQLLKLLGSHGRNITVVADDDQCVFRFRGAAYSNIINFNNEYRDAKKISLIRNYRSTQPILDCAYRLIQHNNPERFEVKADINKRLVSEEKNGEMPLHMHFDTFSSEADAVARQIKEKAGKGGYRYNDFCILVRSNSDAEPFLHSLNMLSIPWRFSGNRGLYSREEVRLCVSFLRLMANINDSMNLYFLSSGAVYGVPLKDISECMHYSKRRNRSLFYVFEHLSEIPELQDISAEAKERIGRVVSDMSRFLADSRALITGRLLYLFLTDTGYIKMLVKEKSAESEEKIQNIAKFFELVRAYELVAREDRVIYFVNYLDLLIEAGDDPATQEADLDSEAVNILTIHKAKGLEFPVVFMVCLVAGRFPWPRRRQPIELPEELFKDILPSGDYHTQEERRLFYVGMTRAQKELIFTSALDYGGSRARRVSPFVLEALELPKESTLIKRPSLEIINRYKPPAEKEPRQGAGTIKNGGVLSLSYYQLDDYLTCPLKYKYIHILRIPIMEHHTVLYGKAMHEAVQMYYTYKMKGLRVDVDTVIARFRESFRVEGFLAQEHQDDRLKKGKESLKKFFVLEEERKQMPSYIEKEFSFQYKDNRLRGRWDRVDEAEEVVIMDFKSSEVKSQQEADKKAKDSLQLSLYALAYQQIYDRQPDYTALYFLETGLIGRAKKEEKDFEKIRENIDTVAGGIRQADFEARPTYMACSYCPYNSICPSAFK; encoded by the coding sequence ATGAAGCGATCTTTTCAAAGTGAGCCCCTCTTAGAAGGCCTCAATGAAGAACAGCAAGAAGCGGTCACGCATACGGAAGGCCCTTTACTTATAATAGCCGGCGCAGGCACAGGCAAGACGCGGGTGATCACCCGCCGCATCGCCTGGCTGATCAATTCCGGCCGCGCCACCACCCGTCAGATACTGGCGCTTACCTTCACCGATAAGGCGGCAACGGAAATGGAGGAGCGCGTTGACGTGCTGGTGCCGTACGGCTATACGGATATCTGGATCTCTACTTTTCACGCCTTCGGCGACAGGATCTTACGGGAAAATGCCATAGAGGCAGGGCTCAGGCCGGATTTTAAGGTGCTTACGCGCTCAGAAGCGGCCGTGTTCTTCCGCGAGAACCTGTATAAATTCAACCTTTCATATTACCGCCCGCTTTCAGACCCCGCGCATTTTATGACCGCGATGATAGGCCATTTTTCCCGCGCGAAGGATGAGGATATCTCTTCCGAAGAGTATATAGATTATTCGCTTAAACTTACGCAGCGCGCCAAGGAGGATCCGGATGATGGAGCGCTTCAGGAGGAGGCGCTTAAGCAGGCGGAGATCGCTTACGCGTACCGCGCTTACCAGGAACTTCTCGTCAAGGCAGGCAAGGTTGATTTTGCCAATCAGTTTTCTCTGGCATTGCAGCTTTTGCGGGAGCATCCCGCGGTTTTAAGGCGCTATCAGGAGCAGTTCAAATATATCCTCGTTGATGAGTTCCAGGACACCAATTTCGCCCAATTTCAATTGCTTAAACTCCTGGGTTCACACGGCAGGAACATCACGGTTGTGGCCGACGATGACCAGTGCGTATTCAGGTTCAGGGGCGCGGCATACTCAAATATAATAAATTTCAATAATGAGTACCGGGACGCCAAGAAAATAAGCCTCATACGCAATTACCGCTCAACCCAGCCCATACTTGACTGCGCCTACCGGCTGATACAGCACAATAACCCGGAGAGATTTGAGGTCAAGGCGGATATCAATAAACGCTTAGTCAGCGAAGAGAAGAACGGCGAGATGCCGCTGCATATGCATTTTGACACGTTTTCCAGCGAGGCAGACGCGGTGGCGCGGCAGATAAAGGAAAAGGCGGGCAAGGGCGGGTACCGCTATAATGATTTCTGCATACTCGTGCGTTCAAACAGCGACGCGGAGCCGTTCCTTCATTCGCTCAATATGCTTTCCATACCCTGGCGTTTCAGCGGCAACCGCGGCCTGTATTCCCGTGAAGAGGTCCGGTTGTGCGTTTCTTTCCTGCGGCTGATGGCCAATATCAACGATTCAATGAACCTCTATTTTCTCTCATCCGGAGCCGTATATGGCGTCCCCTTGAAAGACATTTCAGAGTGCATGCATTATTCCAAAAGGAGGAACCGCTCCCTGTTTTATGTCTTTGAGCATTTATCCGAGATACCGGAATTGCAGGATATCAGCGCGGAGGCAAAGGAGAGGATAGGCAGGGTTGTTTCCGATATGAGCAGGTTCCTGGCGGACTCACGCGCGTTGATCACCGGCCGCCTGCTTTATCTTTTCCTTACCGATACCGGTTACATAAAGATGCTGGTAAAGGAAAAGAGCGCGGAGAGCGAAGAAAAGATACAAAATATCGCCAAGTTCTTTGAGCTGGTGCGCGCTTACGAACTTGTGGCGAGGGAAGACAGGGTGATATATTTCGTGAATTATTTAGACCTGCTTATTGAAGCAGGCGATGACCCGGCAACGCAGGAGGCTGATTTAGACAGCGAGGCGGTAAATATCCTCACGATACACAAGGCAAAGGGGCTTGAGTTTCCGGTCGTGTTCATGGTATGCCTTGTCGCTGGCAGGTTCCCCTGGCCGCGCAGGCGCCAGCCGATCGAGCTGCCCGAGGAGCTATTCAAGGACATACTGCCCAGCGGCGATTACCACACGCAGGAAGAAAGGCGGCTTTTCTATGTGGGGATGACCCGCGCCCAAAAGGAGCTCATTTTTACTTCCGCCCTTGACTACGGCGGCAGCCGCGCCAGAAGGGTCAGCCCTTTTGTGCTTGAGGCGCTTGAGCTGCCCAAGGAAAGCACTCTTATCAAGCGCCCTTCCCTTGAGATAATAAACAGGTATAAGCCGCCGGCGGAAAAGGAGCCGAGGCAAGGCGCGGGCACAATAAAGAACGGCGGGGTTCTATCGTTAAGCTATTATCAGTTGGACGATTATCTTACCTGTCCGCTCAAATACAAGTATATCCATATTCTTCGCATACCTATTATGGAGCATCACACTGTTTTATACGGCAAGGCGATGCACGAGGCGGTGCAGATGTATTATACCTATAAGATGAAGGGCCTGCGCGTGGATGTCGATACTGTCATAGCGCGGTTCCGGGAGTCGTTTCGCGTAGAGGGGTTTCTCGCGCAGGAGCATCAGGATGACAGGTTGAAAAAGGGCAAGGAGTCGCTTAAGAAGTTTTTTGTGCTTGAGGAAGAGAGAAAACAGATGCCCTCCTATATAGAGAAAGAGTTTTCCTTTCAATATAAGGATAACCGCCTAAGAGGGCGCTGGGACAGGGTAGATGAGGCGGAAGAGGTCGTAATTATGGATTTCAAATCCTCAGAGGTTAAGTCGCAGCAGGAGGCGGATAAAAAGGCAAAGGACTCGCTGCAGCTCTCTCTATATGCCCTTGCCTATCAGCAGATCTATGACCGGCAGCCCGATTATACGGCGCTTTATTTCCTTGAGACAGGCCTTATAGGCCGCGCGAAGAAGGAAGAGAAGGATTTTGAGAAGATCAGGGAGAATATAGATACCGTGGCAGGGGGTATCCGTCAGGCGGACTTTGAGGCCAGGCCTACCTATATGGCCTGTTCTTACTGCCCCTATAACTCCATATGCCCCAGCGCGTTTAAATAG
- a CDS encoding DNA translocase FtsK, translated as MKDRHTREIKTILLLASGIILLASVISYNPSDLAFFTSSPNMPAKNFVRVFGAYLSAALFFLIGWAAYVLPFLVFYWAARVFKGKAPNLRAVKVLGAAVLFMSLSSLLAMCGIREGNAIFARGGLLGFASSAFMVRYFGNFGAATVFLALGTLSFILATDYLASHILSGFSTLYASLLSILNYGNRVIRVSPRFKKINASRPPEEARAEEAAKPRPAAAREELPLKPRIEIKVKEQKQPAKIKIPEMKIGDYKLPSLALLDSPPPIGERQLRGDLTSNARILEETLSDFGISVKVTDIERGPVITRYELEPAPGVKVQKITSLGDDIALALKAQSVRIVAPIPGKARVGIEVPNAQSSLVYLQEVLSSKEYLASDSKLTLVLGKDIAGKSVIADLGEMPHLLIAGTTGSGKTVCVNSLIMSILFKSTPREVKLLMVDPKMVELAPYNGLPHLLCPVVTNAKKASNALNWVVAEMEERYKLLAGLGVRNIASYNEKSESLMPYIVVIIDELADLMVVAQEQIEDAITRLAQLSRAVGIHLLLATQRPSVDVITGVIKANFPARISFQVASKVDSRTVLDANGADKLLGRGDMLFLSPGESKLIRAQGSLIKDKEIERVVDFIKSQSQPVYEEAILKEQERSSVSGGIKDELYDEAVRLIMQSGHASVSILQRRMRLGYTRAARLIDMMEESGLLGPYQGSKPREILINREEWLRENLNKEGASKDEDQIGAAEEN; from the coding sequence ATGAAGGACAGGCATACGAGAGAGATCAAGACAATACTTCTGCTTGCCTCAGGTATAATACTGCTGGCCAGCGTAATTTCTTATAATCCTTCAGACCTCGCTTTTTTCACCTCATCGCCGAATATGCCCGCAAAGAATTTTGTGCGCGTATTCGGCGCTTATCTTTCAGCCGCGCTTTTTTTCCTTATAGGATGGGCCGCGTATGTCCTGCCCTTTCTCGTATTTTACTGGGCAGCCAGGGTGTTCAAGGGCAAAGCGCCGAATTTACGGGCGGTTAAGGTCCTGGGCGCGGCAGTGCTGTTTATGTCCTTGAGTTCTTTGCTGGCGATGTGCGGCATAAGGGAGGGCAATGCTATTTTTGCCAGGGGGGGCCTGTTAGGTTTTGCCTCTTCGGCGTTTATGGTGAGATACTTCGGGAATTTCGGCGCGGCCACCGTTTTTCTCGCCCTCGGCACGCTTTCCTTTATACTGGCTACCGACTATCTTGCTTCTCATATATTGTCCGGGTTCAGCACGCTTTACGCCTCTTTGCTTTCCATCTTGAATTATGGTAATAGAGTGATCAGGGTCTCTCCGCGGTTTAAGAAGATCAACGCCAGCAGGCCGCCCGAAGAGGCAAGGGCAGAGGAAGCGGCAAAGCCGCGTCCGGCCGCCGCCAGGGAGGAATTGCCGTTAAAGCCGAGGATAGAGATCAAGGTGAAAGAGCAGAAACAGCCGGCGAAAATAAAGATCCCCGAAATGAAGATCGGCGACTATAAGCTTCCTTCTCTGGCGCTGTTGGATTCTCCTCCGCCAATAGGCGAGCGTCAGTTAAGAGGCGATCTTACTTCTAACGCGAGGATACTGGAGGAGACCCTGTCTGACTTCGGCATATCCGTGAAGGTCACCGATATAGAAAGGGGCCCTGTCATTACCCGCTATGAATTGGAGCCCGCGCCCGGCGTCAAGGTGCAGAAGATCACAAGCTTGGGAGATGACATAGCGCTTGCCCTGAAAGCCCAGTCGGTGAGGATAGTGGCGCCCATACCCGGTAAGGCGAGAGTGGGCATTGAGGTGCCCAACGCGCAGAGCAGCTTAGTATACTTACAGGAAGTTCTTTCTTCTAAAGAATACCTTGCTTCTGATTCCAAGCTTACCCTTGTTTTAGGAAAAGATATAGCGGGGAAATCCGTGATAGCAGACCTCGGGGAGATGCCGCATCTTCTTATCGCCGGGACTACCGGCTCGGGAAAGACGGTTTGCGTCAATAGCTTGATCATGTCCATCCTGTTCAAGTCCACCCCGCGCGAGGTAAAACTGTTGATGGTTGACCCAAAAATGGTTGAGCTCGCCCCTTATAACGGGCTGCCGCATTTGCTCTGTCCGGTGGTTACAAACGCGAAAAAGGCGTCCAACGCCCTGAACTGGGTCGTGGCGGAGATGGAGGAGCGCTATAAACTGCTGGCAGGTTTAGGCGTAAGGAATATAGCTTCTTATAATGAAAAGTCCGAGTCGCTTATGCCTTATATAGTGGTAATAATAGATGAACTGGCCGACCTTATGGTGGTCGCCCAGGAACAGATCGAAGACGCGATAACGCGCCTGGCGCAGCTTTCCCGCGCCGTAGGCATTCATCTTTTGCTGGCGACGCAGAGGCCGTCCGTTGACGTCATAACCGGCGTCATAAAGGCGAATTTTCCCGCGAGGATCTCTTTTCAGGTCGCCTCCAAGGTCGATTCAAGGACGGTGCTTGACGCTAACGGAGCGGATAAGCTTTTGGGCAGGGGGGATATGCTTTTCCTGTCGCCCGGAGAGTCAAAATTGATCAGGGCGCAGGGCAGCCTTATAAAGGATAAAGAGATAGAGCGCGTAGTTGATTTCATAAAATCACAGAGCCAGCCCGTATATGAAGAGGCGATCCTGAAGGAACAGGAGAGGTCTTCCGTATCGGGAGGCATTAAAGACGAGCTTTACGATGAGGCGGTGCGGCTGATAATGCAAAGCGGCCACGCCTCGGTTTCCATACTGCAGAGAAGAATGCGGTTGGGTTATACCCGTGCCGCCCGCCTTATAGATATGATGGAGGAGAGCGGATTGCTCGGGCCTTATCAGGGCTCCAAGCCAAGGGAAATCCTGATCAACAGGGAGGAGTGGCTTAGAGAGAACCTCAATAAAGAAGGCGCCTCAAAGGATGAAGACCAGATAGGCGCCGCGGAGGAAAACTGA
- the rpsO gene encoding 30S ribosomal protein S15 gives MVLAKEDKSKLAGPFKEHQKDTGSASVQIALITERINQLSEHFKVHKKDFGSRRGLLSLVSKRKKLLKYLKINDAKKYKEILDKLGLRG, from the coding sequence TTGGTTTTGGCAAAGGAAGATAAGAGTAAGTTAGCAGGGCCATTCAAGGAACATCAGAAAGATACCGGCTCCGCGAGCGTGCAGATAGCCCTGATCACAGAGCGTATTAACCAGCTTAGCGAGCATTTTAAGGTCCATAAGAAGGATTTCGGCTCTCGCAGGGGCCTTCTTTCCTTAGTGAGCAAGCGCAAGAAGCTTCTCAAGTACCTTAAAATTAATGACGCGAAGAAGTATAAGGAAATATTAGATAAATTGGGTTTGAGAGGATAA
- a CDS encoding DUF4115 domain-containing protein, whose amino-acid sequence MDTIGIVLRQKREELGLSLSDAAKKTKIHINILKALEEDRFEGISPVYVKGFLKIYSRLLGLNEREVIDKYSSLQVEQETFDFEKQKEPKKEDTALSKIDYRLAAKAAAGVVVLLLLFFMVSKAARFIGSHRARKPVRVRTASPRAGLIPINKTNILKLSVLVKEDSWVKVKADGRTVFQNVLKRGKTEVWQAKDKIELSLGNAGATELEVNGKIISGLGRRGQVIKSILITKEGLEIKG is encoded by the coding sequence ATGGATACCATCGGCATTGTCTTAAGACAGAAGAGGGAGGAACTCGGTTTAAGCCTGAGCGACGCGGCGAAGAAGACCAAGATCCATATAAATATCCTGAAGGCGCTGGAAGAGGACAGGTTTGAAGGCATAAGCCCCGTATACGTCAAAGGATTCTTAAAGATCTATTCCCGCCTGCTTGGCCTGAATGAGAGAGAGGTAATAGACAAATATTCTTCTCTTCAGGTGGAACAGGAGACATTTGATTTTGAAAAACAAAAAGAACCCAAAAAAGAAGATACGGCCTTAAGCAAGATCGATTACCGCCTTGCCGCTAAGGCCGCTGCCGGTGTCGTTGTTTTGTTATTGCTGTTTTTTATGGTTTCTAAAGCCGCCAGGTTTATCGGCTCTCACCGCGCCAGGAAGCCTGTCAGGGTAAGAACTGCCTCTCCAAGAGCCGGTCTCATCCCCATAAATAAAACCAATATATTAAAATTAAGCGTGCTCGTAAAGGAGGACAGCTGGGTCAAGGTGAAGGCGGACGGCAGGACGGTCTTTCAGAATGTGCTTAAACGCGGGAAGACCGAGGTCTGGCAGGCAAAAGATAAAATAGAGCTCTCCCTGGGCAATGCCGGCGCGACAGAACTTGAGGTAAACGGCAAGATCATTTCCGGCCTGGGCAGGCGCGGACAGGTGATCAAGTCGATCCTGATCACAAAAGAGGGGCTGGAAATAAAAGGTTAA